The Kribbella shirazensis genomic interval GCCACGCCACTACCCGAACCTCAACCGGGCCAAGATGTTCGAGAACGGCTATGTGGCGGCCCGGTCCAGCCACACCCGCGGCAGCGCCGTCGACCTCACCCTGTTCTGCCTGGACACCGGCGAACTCGCACCCATGGGCGGCGACCACGACCTGATGGACCCGATCTCGCACCACGGCGCACCAGGCGTCACCGCACTCGAAGCCCACAACCGCGAAACCCTCGCCACCGTCATGGAAGCCTCGGGCTTCGAGCGCTACGCCTACGAATGGTGGCACTACACCTTGCGCGACGAACCGTACCCAGACACGTACTTCGACCTCCCGATCACCTGACGATGAAATTCAGCCGACGCGTGGGGGGACTGTGGATCTAACGGTGTTTCCGGCCCGACGCGCCGACTGTGGTGGTTGGCGGGGAAGGTGCGGCGATGACCGCGACACTGCCGGATGTGGCAGGCAAGAAGAAGCAGATGAAGGAGTCGGCCGAGCAGCAGGCTGCGGCTGAGTTGGTGCGGTTGGCCAAGGAGCAGGGGTTGTCGCTGACCGGCCCGGACGGGCTGTTGAAGCAGCTGAACAAGGTGGTGCTCGAGATCGCGCTGAACGAGGAGATGACCGAGCACCTGGGCCATGAGAAGCACGGCCGGCCGGTGGCGGGCAATGTCCGCAACGGCACCCGGTCCAAGACCGTGCTGACCGAGAACTCCGGCCCGGTCGAGCTGGAGGTGCCGCGAGATCGGGCCGGAACGTTCGAGCCGCAGATCGTGAAGAAGCGCCAGCGCCGGTTGTCCGGTGTCGACGAGGTGGTGTTGTCGTTGTATGCCAAGGGCCTGACCACGGGTGAGATCTCGGCGCACTTCGCCGAGATCTACGGCGCGTCGGTCAGCAAGGAGACGATCTCGCGGATCACCGACAAGGTGGTCGAGGAGATGAACGACTGGGCGGGCCGCCCGCTGGAGCAGGTGTATGCGGCGGTGTTCATCGACGCGATCGTGGTCAAGGTCCGCGACGGGCAGGTCGCCAACCGGCCGTTTTATGCCGCGATCGGTGTGACGCTGGCCGGGGAACGCGACGTGCTCGGGCTGTGGGCCGGGACCGCGGGCAGTGGTGAGGGCGCGAAGTTCTGGATGAGCGTGCTCACCGACCTCAAGAACCGCGGCCTGCGGGACGTGTTCTTCGTCGTGTGCGACGGGCTGAAGGGCCTGCCCGAGGTGGTGGCGAACGTGTGGCCGCCGGCGATCGTGCAGACCTGCATCATCCACCTGATCCGCAACACTATCCGGCTCGCCTCGCGCAAGTACTGGCCGGAGATCTCCCGCGACCTCAAGCCGATCTACACCGCGGTCAACGCAGGCGCCGCCCGGGCCGCGTTCGACGACCTGGCCGAGAAGTGGGGGCACCGCTACCCGGCGGTGATCCGGCTGTGGGACAACGCCTGGGAGGAGTTCATCCCGTTCCTGGACTACGACGTCGAGATCCGCCGGGTGTTGTGCTCCACGAACGCGATCGAGTCCCTGAACGCCCGCTACCGGCGCGCGATCAGGGCCCGCGGCCACTTCCCGACCGAACAGGCCGCACTGAAGTGTCTCTACCTCGTGACCCGGTCGCTGGACCCCACCGGCACCGGGCGGGCACGATGGGCGATGCGGTGGAAACCAGCACTCAACGCGTTCGCGATCACCTTCGGCGACCGATTCCCGGCCGCCGAAACCTACTAATCAACCGCCGGAAACACCGTTAGCGAGATAGTCCCACGCGTGGGCCGTTCGGTCGCTAGAGTTGAAGCTGTTGCGGAACCCGTCCGCTTGGGGAATTGAGGAGCACTGATGTCTACAGCGATGACCGGAGCTTCCATTCGCCCCTTGGTGACCGCAGTCGCAGGCTTGTAACGCCGCGCGGGTAGCAGCAAAGTCAGCACACATCCCGGTCGCCGGGGCGAGGTGACACGTGTCACCGGCCCTTGGCGCTGTTTGGCGTCTCCGTTCGCCTTTCCGGGAGTTCTGCTGTGTCCGCTCGTCATTCCTCACTGCTCCGTGTACGTGTCCTGGTCGAACGCCTGATCGCTGCCCTGTTCGGCAGGAAATCTCAACGGTCGAGGTCAGCTCCGCCTGCTCCGAACTCCGCTGATCAGACTGTCATCCGGAATGTCCGCCTGCTGAGCTGGTTCAACTTCTTCGGCGACTTCCGCATGTACGGGCCGATTATGCTCATCTACTTCGCGCAAGTCACCGGCTCGTACACCGCTGCCGCCAGCCTCCTGGCGGTGAAGAGGCTGTCTTCGGCAGCGTTCGAAGTCCCTACCGGGGTGCTCTCCGACCGCCTCGGCCGACGCGGCACGATGATCGCCGGTGCCGTCGTCATGGTGGCCGCCCATCTCGGGTACGCCGGCGCTGCCGGCTACGGCCTCCTCCTGGCAGCTGTTGTGCTGGAGGGATTGGCGACCTCGCTGTGGAGCGGCAACAACGAGGCTCTGCTCTACGACACGTTGCTCGAAGCCGGCCGGGAGGAGGAGTTCCCCCGGCACTCGGGCCGGGTGAACTCGATGTTCCAGATCGCGCTCGCACTTGCGGCAGCCATAGGTGGCGTGGTCGCCGGCGCGTGGTCGCTGCGTGTGGTGGTCGTATTGTCGGTCGTGCCGCAGGTGCTGTGTGTGCTCGTCGCCTTGCGGGTCCGGGAACCGCGGGTGCACGGCCCGGTGGAATCGAACGTGCTGGTGCATCTCGGATCGGCCCTGCGCGGCATCCGCCGTAGTCCGGTGCTGCGCCGGATGACTCTGGTGTCGGCGCTTCGTTACAGCAGCGAAAGCGCGGCCCAGTTGTCGCCTGTTTTCGTGGCAGGGCTGTGGCCGCTCTGGGCGCTGGGCCTGTGGCGGACCTTCGGCCATGGCGTGGCCTTCGTCGGCTTCCGCGTCAGTGGTTGGGTGATCGGCCGGGTCGGCGCGGCCCGCACTCTGCTGTTCGGTGAGCTGTTCGACAACGTGGCGAACTTCGTGGCGCTGGTCAAGCCGACGGTAATTTCGCCCGTGCTGCTTGGGTCACCGGCCTACGGCATGTCGACAATCGCCCAGCAGACGTTGCTGCAGCGCGAGTTCACCGACCGGGAACGCGCGACGATGGGTTCGCTTGCGTCGCTGCTCGGCAGCGTGCTCTACGCGCTCGTCGCCCTGGGAGCCGGCCTGGTGGCGGACCGTTGGGGCATCGTTCCGGCGTTGCTCGCGATCCAGGCGGTAGTGCTGATCGCCCTTCCGCTCGCCTGGCGGGTGCACGCGCACGCTTCTTCGCTCGCCGCGGGCGCTGGACGGTGAGGGGATGAGCTAGCTGTGTGAGAGCTGTAGTTCGGCGACGAGTTTTTCGATGCGGGTGCGGATCTCGTCGCGGACCTGCCGTACTACCTCGATCGGTTGGCCGGCGGGGTCGGTGAGGTCCCAGTCCTCGTAGCGCTTGCCGGGGAAGGTCGGGCAGGTGTCGCCGCAGCCCATGGTGATCACGACATCGCTGGCCCGTACGTCGTCGGTGTCGAGGAGCCGCGGCGTCGTACCGGTGATGTCGATGCCGACCTCGCGCATCGCCTCGACCGCCACCGGGTTGAGCTGGTCCTTCGGCGCCGAACCGGCCGAGCGGACGTCGACGGAGTCGCCGGCCAGGTGCCGCAGCCACCCGGCGGCCATCTGCGACCGGCCGGCGTTGTGCACGCACACGAACAGAACCACAGGCTTGCTCACGAAGTAACTCCAGACTCTGTGTGGGGTACGACGACCTCGTCCGCCGCGTCGCCCGCCGTTGGATACAGCACCAGCACGAGGACGGCGCCGACCACCGCGCCGATCACCTGGAACACCACGAAGCCCGGGACCGACCCAGGTGCGATCCCCGCGAAGGTGTCACTGAACGCCCGCCCGATGGTCACCGCCGGGTTGGCGAACGACGTCGACGACGTGAACCAGTACGCCGCCCCGATGTACGCACCCACCGCCGCCGGCGCGGCAGCGGACCGTCCCGACCGGGCCAGCGAGAAGATCAACAGAATCAGCCCGGCCGTGGCGACCGTCTCGCCGATCCACAGGTGCCCCGCCGACCGATCGGAGGTCGACCAGGACACCGCCTGCTCCCCGAACATCAGGTTCGCCAGCACCGCACCAGCGATCGCACCGAGAACCTGCGCCGGAACGTACGCGGCCAGGTCCCGCACCGCGAGCCCGCCACCATGTCGTTGGCCGAACCAGCAATCGACCGCCGACACGACCGGATTGAAATGTGCACCCGACACCGGTCCCAGCATCAGGATCAGCACGGCCAGCCCCAACGCCGTCGCGAACGCGTTCTCGAGCAACTGCAGCCCGGTATCACCCGGCGACAACTCCGCCGCCGCAATCCCCGACCCGACAACCACGGTCACCAACAGCCCGGTCCCGAGGGCCTCGGCCAGCGCCCGCCGCCACAACGACCCCGTCATCCGCGCCCCACCGGTCCGCCGAGTTCGGTCATGGTGTGCTCTCCTGGGTGTCCGGCGCGGTCGGCGTCAGGGCGGGCGCCAGCCGGTCGATCCGGTCGGCGAGTTCGGTGTAGGCGGCTTCGAAGGCCGCGTCGGTGTCGGCCGGTGCCGGATCCGGGATCGACCAGTGCAGCCGCGGCCGGTGCTCGGGCGCTACGTGGTCGGGCGCCAGGTGTTCGTACGCGTTGTCGCACACCGCGATCAGCAGATCGTCCCGCCGTACGACGTCCCGCATCCGCGCGGTGCGCCACCCGGCCGGATCCAGGCCGTGGCGGCGGGCAACCTTCATCGCCCGCGGATGCACCCGCCCGGCAGGCTCCGTCCCCGCGGACACCGCCGGGACCTCGCTGCGGCGCGACCAGATCGCCGCGGCCAGCTGGGACCGCGCGGAGTTCTGCGTGCACACGAAGACCACACGCTTCGCCGCCGCCAGCGCCGGGGTCGCGATCGCGGCGATCGCCTCCGGCCGCAGCCGGACATAGGTACGACGCCTGTCCCCTTCGGACCGCGCACGGACCACGACGCCCGCGTCTTCCAGGACCTTGAGGTGATGCGCGACAAGGTTCGTCGGCATCTCCAGCGCCGCGCCCAGCTCGCTCGGAGCGGCGTCGCCGGCGACCAGCGTGTCCACGATCGCCAGCCGCGCCGGATCACCGAGCGCCGCATGCACCCGCGCCCGGTTCGCCAGCCCAGCTCGCTCAGCATTCATTGACTCAATGATCATTGAGTCAATGCGGTCTGTCAATCGGTCAGCGAGCGCACCAGGTCGCGGGCCGTTCGGCCGGCGCCGACCAGTGTGGCGGAGGCCGCTCCGGTCCAGTCGCCGTACCCGATCAGCCGCAGGCGTGGTTCCTTGAGGGCCTGCGTCGCGCCGTCGGTGGCGATCAGCCCGTCCTCACCGCGGAGTCCGAGCGCGGCCAGGTGACCGAGTGACGGCCTGAAGCCGGTGCACCAGATGATCGTGTCGACCTCGAGCAGGGATCCGTCCCGGAAGCGGACACCGCGCGCGTCGAGCTGCGTGAACATGTCGCGCGCCCGCAGTACGCCGCGATCGCGCGCTCGACGGACGGACTCGACCATGACGATGTCGCCCAGACCGGACACCCCGGCCGCACCTTCGCCCGAGCTGCGGGCTCGCTGTCTCGCGCTGGCGAGCTCGAACAGGACACGGCCATCCACAGCGTCCGGCAGGAAGCGTGGCGGGCGCAGCGTCGCCCAGGACGTGTCCGCGACGGTGGAAACCTCCGCCAGGATCTGCGCTGCCGAGTTGCCGCCACCGACGATCAGCACGCGCTGCCCGGTGAAGTCGGAGGCCTGCCGGTACTGCGAGGTGTGCAACTGCTGCCCACGGAACATCCCGGGATACGCCGGCACGAACGGACGCGTCCACGTCCCCGTCGCCGACACGACGTGGTCGGCGTGCCAGGTGGTCTGCCCCGCATGTACGACGAGACCTCCGTCGGCACGCGTCACGGAGTCGACCCGGAACGGACGGCGTACCTGCAACTCGTAGCGCTCCTCGTAGCGCGTCAGGTAATCGACGACATGCTCGGCCAACGGATAGCCCTGGTCGGCGGTCCACGGCGGCATCATCCAGCCCGGCAGCGACGAGTACTGCGTCGGCGAGAACGTGCGCAGCGTGGGCCACATCTGGCGCCAGGCGCCACCGGCGCGGTCGGCCGCATCGAGAACGACGAAGTCGCGCCCCGGGACGAGCCCGGCGCGGCGCAGGTAGAACCCGGTGGCGAGGCCGGCCTGCCCGCCACCGACGACGACGACCTTCATCAGGAAGCAGCGACCGGCTCAGGAGCGGCCAGCAGCGACGCGATCCAGCGCAGGCGCTCGGGGATCGGCCAGTAGTACACCCACGTGCCCCGGCGTTCACAGTCGACCAGACCCGCTTCACGGAGTACCCGGAGGTGATGGGAGATGGTCGGGCCGGACACCTCGAACTGCGGAGTGATGTCACAGACGCACAGCTCGCCGCCCGCCGAGGCGATGATCGACATGAGTCGCAGCCGGATCGGGTCGGCAAGGGCCTTGAAGACGGCCGCGCCGTCGGCGGCGGCGACCGGGTCCAGTGCCGCCTCCGAAATCGGAGTACAGCATCCGCTGCCGGTCCCGAGCACGATCTCCTGCTTTGACATAGATCTATCTTGACTCTTGTCGAATCAAGAGGCAAGGTGGGCACTGTTGATTAGATGAACGTCGAGTCAAGGCCGGCGCCGTCCATGCTCGCACCCGCCGCGCCCACGACCACCCCGTACACCTGGAGAAGACCATGAACACCACCGCGTCCGACCTGCCGGTCGTCGTTGTCGGCGCAGGCCCGATCGGCCTCGCCGCGGCCGCCCATCTGTCCGAGCGAGGCCTGGACTTCCTGGTCCTGGAGGCCGGCGCCTCGGTCGCGGCCGCGATCGACGAGTGGCGGCACGTGAAGCTGTTCAGCCCCTGGCGGTACGACCTCGACTCCGCGGCCCGGCGCCTGCTGGAG includes:
- the vanX gene encoding D-Ala-D-Ala dipeptidase VanX; translation: MTTELVFVDEFVPGIHWDAKYATPDNFTGRPVDGYLTNRILGTKELCAALETARDKAEPFGFGLLLWDGYRPQRAVDCFLRWSELPEDGRTKPRHYPNLNRAKMFENGYVAARSSHTRGSAVDLTLFCLDTGELAPMGGDHDLMDPISHHGAPGVTALEAHNRETLATVMEASGFERYAYEWWHYTLRDEPYPDTYFDLPIT
- a CDS encoding IS256 family transposase encodes the protein MTATLPDVAGKKKQMKESAEQQAAAELVRLAKEQGLSLTGPDGLLKQLNKVVLEIALNEEMTEHLGHEKHGRPVAGNVRNGTRSKTVLTENSGPVELEVPRDRAGTFEPQIVKKRQRRLSGVDEVVLSLYAKGLTTGEISAHFAEIYGASVSKETISRITDKVVEEMNDWAGRPLEQVYAAVFIDAIVVKVRDGQVANRPFYAAIGVTLAGERDVLGLWAGTAGSGEGAKFWMSVLTDLKNRGLRDVFFVVCDGLKGLPEVVANVWPPAIVQTCIIHLIRNTIRLASRKYWPEISRDLKPIYTAVNAGAARAAFDDLAEKWGHRYPAVIRLWDNAWEEFIPFLDYDVEIRRVLCSTNAIESLNARYRRAIRARGHFPTEQAALKCLYLVTRSLDPTGTGRARWAMRWKPALNAFAITFGDRFPAAETY
- a CDS encoding MFS transporter yields the protein MALFGVSVRLSGSSAVSARHSSLLRVRVLVERLIAALFGRKSQRSRSAPPAPNSADQTVIRNVRLLSWFNFFGDFRMYGPIMLIYFAQVTGSYTAAASLLAVKRLSSAAFEVPTGVLSDRLGRRGTMIAGAVVMVAAHLGYAGAAGYGLLLAAVVLEGLATSLWSGNNEALLYDTLLEAGREEEFPRHSGRVNSMFQIALALAAAIGGVVAGAWSLRVVVVLSVVPQVLCVLVALRVREPRVHGPVESNVLVHLGSALRGIRRSPVLRRMTLVSALRYSSESAAQLSPVFVAGLWPLWALGLWRTFGHGVAFVGFRVSGWVIGRVGAARTLLFGELFDNVANFVALVKPTVISPVLLGSPAYGMSTIAQQTLLQREFTDRERATMGSLASLLGSVLYALVALGAGLVADRWGIVPALLAIQAVVLIALPLAWRVHAHASSLAAGAGR
- a CDS encoding arsenate reductase ArsC — encoded protein: MSKPVVLFVCVHNAGRSQMAAGWLRHLAGDSVDVRSAGSAPKDQLNPVAVEAMREVGIDITGTTPRLLDTDDVRASDVVITMGCGDTCPTFPGKRYEDWDLTDPAGQPIEVVRQVRDEIRTRIEKLVAELQLSHS
- a CDS encoding aquaporin, which translates into the protein MTGSLWRRALAEALGTGLLVTVVVGSGIAAAELSPGDTGLQLLENAFATALGLAVLILMLGPVSGAHFNPVVSAVDCWFGQRHGGGLAVRDLAAYVPAQVLGAIAGAVLANLMFGEQAVSWSTSDRSAGHLWIGETVATAGLILLIFSLARSGRSAAAPAAVGAYIGAAYWFTSSTSFANPAVTIGRAFSDTFAGIAPGSVPGFVVFQVIGAVVGAVLVLVLYPTAGDAADEVVVPHTESGVTS
- a CDS encoding helix-turn-helix domain-containing protein → MNAERAGLANRARVHAALGDPARLAIVDTLVAGDAAPSELGAALEMPTNLVAHHLKVLEDAGVVVRARSEGDRRRTYVRLRPEAIAAIATPALAAAKRVVFVCTQNSARSQLAAAIWSRRSEVPAVSAGTEPAGRVHPRAMKVARRHGLDPAGWRTARMRDVVRRDDLLIAVCDNAYEHLAPDHVAPEHRPRLHWSIPDPAPADTDAAFEAAYTELADRIDRLAPALTPTAPDTQESTP
- a CDS encoding ArsO family NAD(P)H-dependent flavin-containing monooxygenase, whose product is MKVVVVGGGQAGLATGFYLRRAGLVPGRDFVVLDAADRAGGAWRQMWPTLRTFSPTQYSSLPGWMMPPWTADQGYPLAEHVVDYLTRYEERYELQVRRPFRVDSVTRADGGLVVHAGQTTWHADHVVSATGTWTRPFVPAYPGMFRGQQLHTSQYRQASDFTGQRVLIVGGGNSAAQILAEVSTVADTSWATLRPPRFLPDAVDGRVLFELASARQRARSSGEGAAGVSGLGDIVMVESVRRARDRGVLRARDMFTQLDARGVRFRDGSLLEVDTIIWCTGFRPSLGHLAALGLRGEDGLIATDGATQALKEPRLRLIGYGDWTGAASATLVGAGRTARDLVRSLTD
- a CDS encoding ArsR/SmtB family transcription factor — its product is MSKQEIVLGTGSGCCTPISEAALDPVAAADGAAVFKALADPIRLRLMSIIASAGGELCVCDITPQFEVSGPTISHHLRVLREAGLVDCERRGTWVYYWPIPERLRWIASLLAAPEPVAAS